The nucleotide window GTCGGCCACGCCCAGGACGTGCCCCTCGTCGCCGAGCGGGAAGACGGCCCGCTCCGAGCCTTCCGGGTCGCGCAGGACGAGCCTGCGGGCCAGGGGCTCCACCGTCCACACCAGCCCCCCAGGCGTCACGCCGAACGCTGGCTCGACGCGGCCCCGCGCCGCCGGCGCCGCGCTCGCGCCGAGCGCCAGGACGGCGAGGAGACCCGCCGTGCCGAGGCGCAGGGCGGCGAGGGTGCCGCCACGGAACGAAGCGAGATGGGACGCCACGGGTGGATGACAGCATAGACGCGGGGCGCACCGATGTGCCGCAATGCGGCGCGAGATCGTAAACTTCGGGGACGACCGCGACGCCCACGGACGAGGAGGCCCCCGTGCCCGAAGACAACGCCATCGCCGCTCTCGCGAAGGAAGGGATCGAGGTCCTCGGTCCGATCGGCCCCCAGTACGACGAGATCCTGACGCCCGCGGCCCTCCGGTTCGTCGCCTCCCTCCAGAGGGCGTTCGGCGTGCGCCGGGAGGGGCTCCTCGCGCGCCGCGTCGAGGCGCAGAAGAGGATCGACTCCGGCGTGCTCCCCGACTTCCTCCCGGAGACGGAAGAGATCCGGAAGGGAGAGTGGAAGGTCGCGCCGATCCCGCCCGGCCTCGAGGACCGGCGTGTCGAGATCACCGGCCCGGTCGACCGGAAGATGGTCATCAACGCTCTCAACTCGGGGGCGAGCGTCTTCCTCGCCGACTTCGAGGACGCGAACTCGCCCACGTGGGCGAACTGCGTCGAAGGACAGAGGAACCTCCGCGACGCCGTCGACGGGACGATCGACTACCGCGCTCCCGAGACCGGCAAGGAGTACCGGCTGAACGCGAAGACCGCCATCCTCATGGTGAGGCCGCGCGGCTGGCACCTCCTCGAGAAGCACCTCCTCGTCGACGGCAAGCCCTGCTCGGGGAGCCTCTTCGACTTCGGCCTCTACTTCTTCCACTGTGGGAAGAGGCTCCTGGCGAAGGGGGCGTGGCCCTGCTTCTACCTGCCCAAGCTCGAGCACCACCTCGAGGCGCGCCTCTGGAACGACGTCTTCGTGAAGGCCCAAGGCGACCTCGGCATCCCGCACGGGACGATCCGCGCGACGGTCCTCATCGAGACGATCATGGGCGCCTTCCAGATGGACGAGATCCTCTGGGAGCTGAAGGACCACTCGGCGGGCCTCAACTGCGGCCGCTGGGACTACATCTTCTCGTTCATCAAGAGGCTCGGGCGCCTCCCCGGGCTTCCTCCTCCCCGACCGCGGCCTCGTGACGATGGAGAAGCACTTCCTCGCCTCCTACGTCACGCTCCTCATCCGCACCTGCCACAAGCGCGGCATCCACGCGATGGGCGGCATGGCGGCGCAGATCCCGATCAAGAACGACCCCGCCGCCAACGAGGCGGCCCTCGCGAAGGTGCGGGCCGACAAGCTGCGGGAGGTGCGGGCGGGGCACGACGGGACCTGGGTGGCCCACCCCGGCCTCGTCCCGATCGCGATGGAGATCTTCGACGCGGGGATGCCGCAGCCGAACCAGATCGCGACCGCCATGCCGACCACCGAGATCACCGCGAAGGATCTCCTCACCGTCCCCGAGGGGCCGGTCACCGAGAAGGGGCTCCGCCAGAACCTGAACGTCGGGATCCTCTACCTCGAGGCGTGGCTCCGCGGGAACGGCTGCGTGCCGCTCTACAACCTCATGGAAGACGCGGCGACCTCCGAGATCTCGAGGACGCAGGTCTGGCAGTGGCTGAAGAACCGCGTGACGCTCGCCGACGGCCGGACGCTCACCCCCGAGCTCTACGGCCAGGTCTTCGACGAGGAGGTCGGCGCCGTCCGCGCGCGTCTCGCCGAGGAAGGGGTCGGAGCGGGGCGCTACGAGCTCGCCGCGCAGCTCTTCGACCGGATGATCCGGAGCGAGGAGCTGCCGGAGTTCCTGACGCTGTCGGCGTACGAGGAGCTGATGAAGCTGGGGGCGTAGCAGAAAGCCAAGGGGAGGCCGTGAGGCCTCCCCTTCGAGTCGATGTCGTTGTGCGCGCCGCGGCGTCGGCGGCGCGCGCGACCCGTCTACAGCATCTTCGCCATGAGGGCGGCCAGGTCGGCCGTCCGCATGCTGTAGCCCCACTCGTTGTCGTACCAGGTGACGACCTTCACGAAGTCGCTCTTCTCCTTGCCGAGGACCATCGTGAACGGCAGGTCGACGGAGGAGGAGTGCGGGTCGCCCTTGAAGTCGACCGAGACGAGCGGCTCGTCGATGGCGGCGAGGATCCCCTTCATCGGGCCGGCGGCGGCGTCGCGGAACGCCTGGCGGAGCTCGTCGGTCGTCGTCGGCTTGGCGAGCTGTGCGGTGAAGTCGACGACGGAGACGGTCGGCGTCGGGACGCGGAGCGAGTAGCCGTCGAACTTCCCCTTCAGGTCGGGGATGACGAGGGCGACGGCCTTCGCGGCGCCGGTCGTCGTCGGGATGATCGACAGCCCGGCGGCGCGCGCGCGGCGCAGGTCGCTGTGCGGCAGGTCGAGGATCCGCTGGTCGTTCGTGTAGGCGTGGATCGTCGTCATGAAGCCGCGCTGGATCGTCCAGTTGTCGTGGACGACCTTGGCGGCGGGGGCGAGGCAGTTCGTCGTGCACGAGGCGTTCGAGACGACGTGGTGCTTCGCGGGGTCGTAGGCCCCCTCGTTGACGCCGAGGACGATCGTCAGGTCCTCGCCCTCGGCGGGGGCGGAGATGATGACCTTCTTCGCGCCGCCCTTGGTAATGTGGTTCTCGGCTCCGCGGACCGTCTTGCCCTTCTTGTTCACGCCGTCGGACTTGATCGTGAAGAGGCCGGTCGACTCGATGACGATGTCGACGCCGAGGTCCTTCCAGGGGAGGTTCGCCGGGTCGGTCTCCTTCAGCATCTTCAGGTGCTTGCCGTCGACGAGAAGGTCTTCTCCGGACACCTCGACCGTGCCGTCGAAGCGCCCGTAGGTCGAGTCGTACTTGAGGAGATGGGCCATCGTCTTCAGGTCGCCGATGTCGTTGACGGCGACGACCTCGAGGTCGGTGGGGTACTTGTCGCGAATCGCCTTGAGGACCTGGCGGCCGATGCGGCCGAACCCGTTGATTCCTAC belongs to Holophagales bacterium and includes:
- the gap gene encoding type I glyceraldehyde-3-phosphate dehydrogenase codes for the protein MATKVGINGFGRIGRQVLKAIRDKYPTDLEVVAVNDIGDLKTMAHLLKYDSTYGRFDGTVEVSGEDLLVDGKHLKMLKETDPANLPWKDLGVDIVIESTGLFTIKSDGVNKKGKTVRGAENHITKGGAKKVIISAPAEGEDLTIVLGVNEGAYDPAKHHVVSNASCTTNCLAPAAKVVHDNWTIQRGFMTTIHAYTNDQRILDLPHSDLRRARAAGLSIIPTTTGAAKAVALVIPDLKGKFDGYSLRVPTPTVSVVDFTAQLAKPTTTDELRQAFRDAAAGPMKGILAAIDEPLVSVDFKGDPHSSSVDLPFTMVLGKEKSDFVKVVTWYDNEWGYSMRTADLAALMAKML